From a region of the Globicephala melas chromosome 19, mGloMel1.2, whole genome shotgun sequence genome:
- the U2AF2 gene encoding splicing factor U2AF 65 kDa subunit isoform X5, with protein sequence MSDFDEFERQLNENKQERDKENRHRKRSHSRSRSRDRKRRSRSRDRRNRDQRSASRDRRRRSRSPRHEKKKKVRKYWDVPPPGFEHITPMQYKAMQAAGQIPATALLPTMTPDGLAVTPTPVPVVGSQMTRQARRLYVGNIPFGITEEAMMDFFNAQMRLGGLTQAPGNPVLAVQINQDKNFAFLEFRSVDETTQAMAFDGIIFQGQSLKIRRPHDYQPLPGMSENPSVYVPGVVSTVVPDSAHKLFIGGLPNYLNDDQVKELLTSFGPLKAFNLVKDSATGLSKGYAFCEYVDINVTDQAIAGLNGMQLGDKKLLVQRASVGAKNATLSTINQTPVTLQVPGLMSSQVQMGGHPTEVLCLMNMVLPEELLDDEEYEEIVEDVRDECSKYGLVKSIEIPRPVDGVEVPGCGKIFVEFTSVFDCQKAMQGLTGRKFANRVVVTKYCDPDSYHRRDFW encoded by the exons ATGTCGGACTTCGACGAGTTCGAGCGGCAGCTCAACGAGAATAAGCAAG AGCGTGACAAGGAGAACCGGCACCGGAAGCGCAGCCACAGCCGCTCTCGAAGCCGGGACCGCAAGCGCCGCAGCCGCAGCCGGGACCGGCGCAACCGGGACCAGCGCAGCGCCTCCCGGGACAGGCGGCGCCGAAG tcgtTCCCCCCGCCacgagaagaagaagaaggtccGTAAATATTGGGACGTGCCACCGCCCGGCTTTGAGCACATCACCCCCATGCAGTACAAGGCCATGCAAG CTGCCGGTCAGATTCCAGCCACCGCCCTTCTCCCCACCATGACCCCCGACGGTCTGGCTGTGACCCCGACACCGGTGCCCGTGGTCGGTAGCCAGATGACCAGACAGGCCCGGCGCCTCTATGTGGGCAACATCCCCTTCGGCATCACTGAG GAGGCCATGATGGATTTCTTCAACGCCCAGATGCGCCTGGGGGGGCTGACGCAGGCCCCCGGCAATCCCGTCTTGGCAGTGCAGATTAACCAGGACAAGAACTTTGCCTTCTTAGAG ttcCGCTCAGTGGACGAGACCACGCAGGCCATGGCCTTTGATGGCATCATCTTCCAGGGCCAGTCGCTGAAGATCCGCAGGCCTCACGACTACCAGCCCCTGCCTGGCATGTCAGAGAATCCCTCTGTCTATGTGCCTG GAGTCGTGTCCACCGTGGTCCCGGACTCTGCCCACAAGCTGTTCATTGGGGGCTTACCCAACTACCTGAATGACGACCAG GTAAAAGAGCTGCTGACATCGTTTGGGCCTCTCAAGGCCTTCAACCTGGTCAAGGACAGTGCCACAGGGCTCTCCAAGGGCTACGCCTTCTGTGAGTACGTGGACATCAACGTCACAGACCAG GCCATTGCGGGGCTGAACGGGATGCAGCTGGGGGATAAGAAGCTGCTTGTCCAGAGGGCAAGCGTGGGAGCCAAGAATGCCACGCTG AGTACCATCAACCAGACCCCCGTGACCTTGCAAGTGCCTGGCCTGATGAGCTCCCAGGTGCAGATGGGTGGTCACCCGACTGAGGTCCTGTGCCTCATGAACATGGTCCTGCCTGAGGAGCTGCTGGACGATGAGGAGTACGAGGAGATCGTGGAGGACGTGCGTGACGAATGCAGCAAGTACGGGCTCGTCAAGTCCATCGAGATCCCCCGCCCCGTGGACGGCGTGGAGGTGCCCGGCTGTGGAAAG ATCTTCGTGGAGTTCACCTCTGTGTTTGACTGCCAGAAAGCCATGCAGGGCCTGACGGGTCGCAAGTTCGCCAACAGAGTGGTTGTCACAAAATACTGTGACCCCGACTCTTACCACCGCCGGGACTTCTGGTAG
- the U2AF2 gene encoding splicing factor U2AF 65 kDa subunit isoform X2 gives MSDFDEFERQLNENKQERDKENRHRKRSHSRSRSRDRKRRSRSRDRRNRDQRSASRDRRRRSRSPRHEKKKKVRKYWDVPPPGFEHITPMQYKAMQAAGQIPATALLPTMTPDGLAVTPTPVPVVGSQMTRQARRLYVGNIPFGITEEAMMDFFNAQMRLGGLTQAPGNPVLAVQINQDKNFAFLEFRSVDETTQAMAFDGIIFQGQSLKIRRPHDYQPLPGMSENPSVYVPGVVSTVVPDSAHKLFIGGLPNYLNDDQVDPSSLPAPPPSQPSSILSWRLGLPQVKELLTSFGPLKAFNLVKDSATGLSKGYAFCEYVDINVTDQAIAGLNGMQLGDKKLLVQRASVGAKNATLSTINQTPVTLQVPGLMSSQVQMGGHPTEVLCLMNMVLPEELLDDEEYEEIVEDVRDECSKYGLVKSIEIPRPVDGVEVPGCGKIFVEFTSVFDCQKAMQGLTGRKFANRVVVTKYCDPDSYHRRDFW, from the exons ATGTCGGACTTCGACGAGTTCGAGCGGCAGCTCAACGAGAATAAGCAAG AGCGTGACAAGGAGAACCGGCACCGGAAGCGCAGCCACAGCCGCTCTCGAAGCCGGGACCGCAAGCGCCGCAGCCGCAGCCGGGACCGGCGCAACCGGGACCAGCGCAGCGCCTCCCGGGACAGGCGGCGCCGAAG tcgtTCCCCCCGCCacgagaagaagaagaaggtccGTAAATATTGGGACGTGCCACCGCCCGGCTTTGAGCACATCACCCCCATGCAGTACAAGGCCATGCAAG CTGCCGGTCAGATTCCAGCCACCGCCCTTCTCCCCACCATGACCCCCGACGGTCTGGCTGTGACCCCGACACCGGTGCCCGTGGTCGGTAGCCAGATGACCAGACAGGCCCGGCGCCTCTATGTGGGCAACATCCCCTTCGGCATCACTGAG GAGGCCATGATGGATTTCTTCAACGCCCAGATGCGCCTGGGGGGGCTGACGCAGGCCCCCGGCAATCCCGTCTTGGCAGTGCAGATTAACCAGGACAAGAACTTTGCCTTCTTAGAG ttcCGCTCAGTGGACGAGACCACGCAGGCCATGGCCTTTGATGGCATCATCTTCCAGGGCCAGTCGCTGAAGATCCGCAGGCCTCACGACTACCAGCCCCTGCCTGGCATGTCAGAGAATCCCTCTGTCTATGTGCCTG GAGTCGTGTCCACCGTGGTCCCGGACTCTGCCCACAAGCTGTTCATTGGGGGCTTACCCAACTACCTGAATGACGACCAGGTAGACCCTTCGTCTCTTCCCGCCCCTCCCCCGTCACAGCCTTCGTCCATACTCTCATGGCGTCTTGGCCTGCCGCAGGTAAAAGAGCTGCTGACATCGTTTGGGCCTCTCAAGGCCTTCAACCTGGTCAAGGACAGTGCCACAGGGCTCTCCAAGGGCTACGCCTTCTGTGAGTACGTGGACATCAACGTCACAGACCAG GCCATTGCGGGGCTGAACGGGATGCAGCTGGGGGATAAGAAGCTGCTTGTCCAGAGGGCAAGCGTGGGAGCCAAGAATGCCACGCTG AGTACCATCAACCAGACCCCCGTGACCTTGCAAGTGCCTGGCCTGATGAGCTCCCAGGTGCAGATGGGTGGTCACCCGACTGAGGTCCTGTGCCTCATGAACATGGTCCTGCCTGAGGAGCTGCTGGACGATGAGGAGTACGAGGAGATCGTGGAGGACGTGCGTGACGAATGCAGCAAGTACGGGCTCGTCAAGTCCATCGAGATCCCCCGCCCCGTGGACGGCGTGGAGGTGCCCGGCTGTGGAAAG ATCTTCGTGGAGTTCACCTCTGTGTTTGACTGCCAGAAAGCCATGCAGGGCCTGACGGGTCGCAAGTTCGCCAACAGAGTGGTTGTCACAAAATACTGTGACCCCGACTCTTACCACCGCCGGGACTTCTGGTAG
- the U2AF2 gene encoding splicing factor U2AF 65 kDa subunit isoform X4, which translates to MSDFDEFERQLNENKQERDKENRHRKRSHSRSRSRDRKRRSRSRDRRNRDQRSASRDRRRRSKPLTRGAKEEHGGLIRSPRHEKKKKVRKYWDVPPPGFEHITPMQYKAMQAAGQIPATALLPTMTPDGLAVTPTPVPVVGSQMTRQARRLYVGNIPFGITEEAMMDFFNAQMRLGGLTQAPGNPVLAVQINQDKNFAFLEFRSVDETTQAMAFDGIIFQGQSLKIRRPHDYQPLPGMSENPSVYVPGVVSTVVPDSAHKLFIGGLPNYLNDDQVKELLTSFGPLKAFNLVKDSATGLSKGYAFCEYVDINVTDQAIAGLNGMQLGDKKLLVQRASVGAKNATLSTINQTPVTLQVPGLMSSQVQMGGHPTEVLCLMNMVLPEELLDDEEYEEIVEDVRDECSKYGLVKSIEIPRPVDGVEVPGCGKIFVEFTSVFDCQKAMQGLTGRKFANRVVVTKYCDPDSYHRRDFW; encoded by the exons ATGTCGGACTTCGACGAGTTCGAGCGGCAGCTCAACGAGAATAAGCAAG AGCGTGACAAGGAGAACCGGCACCGGAAGCGCAGCCACAGCCGCTCTCGAAGCCGGGACCGCAAGCGCCGCAGCCGCAGCCGGGACCGGCGCAACCGGGACCAGCGCAGCGCCTCCCGGGACAGGCGGCGCCGAAG caaaCCTTTGACCAGAGGCGCTAAAGAGGAGCACGGTGGATTGAT tcgtTCCCCCCGCCacgagaagaagaagaaggtccGTAAATATTGGGACGTGCCACCGCCCGGCTTTGAGCACATCACCCCCATGCAGTACAAGGCCATGCAAG CTGCCGGTCAGATTCCAGCCACCGCCCTTCTCCCCACCATGACCCCCGACGGTCTGGCTGTGACCCCGACACCGGTGCCCGTGGTCGGTAGCCAGATGACCAGACAGGCCCGGCGCCTCTATGTGGGCAACATCCCCTTCGGCATCACTGAG GAGGCCATGATGGATTTCTTCAACGCCCAGATGCGCCTGGGGGGGCTGACGCAGGCCCCCGGCAATCCCGTCTTGGCAGTGCAGATTAACCAGGACAAGAACTTTGCCTTCTTAGAG ttcCGCTCAGTGGACGAGACCACGCAGGCCATGGCCTTTGATGGCATCATCTTCCAGGGCCAGTCGCTGAAGATCCGCAGGCCTCACGACTACCAGCCCCTGCCTGGCATGTCAGAGAATCCCTCTGTCTATGTGCCTG GAGTCGTGTCCACCGTGGTCCCGGACTCTGCCCACAAGCTGTTCATTGGGGGCTTACCCAACTACCTGAATGACGACCAG GTAAAAGAGCTGCTGACATCGTTTGGGCCTCTCAAGGCCTTCAACCTGGTCAAGGACAGTGCCACAGGGCTCTCCAAGGGCTACGCCTTCTGTGAGTACGTGGACATCAACGTCACAGACCAG GCCATTGCGGGGCTGAACGGGATGCAGCTGGGGGATAAGAAGCTGCTTGTCCAGAGGGCAAGCGTGGGAGCCAAGAATGCCACGCTG AGTACCATCAACCAGACCCCCGTGACCTTGCAAGTGCCTGGCCTGATGAGCTCCCAGGTGCAGATGGGTGGTCACCCGACTGAGGTCCTGTGCCTCATGAACATGGTCCTGCCTGAGGAGCTGCTGGACGATGAGGAGTACGAGGAGATCGTGGAGGACGTGCGTGACGAATGCAGCAAGTACGGGCTCGTCAAGTCCATCGAGATCCCCCGCCCCGTGGACGGCGTGGAGGTGCCCGGCTGTGGAAAG ATCTTCGTGGAGTTCACCTCTGTGTTTGACTGCCAGAAAGCCATGCAGGGCCTGACGGGTCGCAAGTTCGCCAACAGAGTGGTTGTCACAAAATACTGTGACCCCGACTCTTACCACCGCCGGGACTTCTGGTAG
- the U2AF2 gene encoding splicing factor U2AF 65 kDa subunit isoform X3, with the protein MSDFDEFERQLNENKQERDKENRHRKRSHSRSRSRDRKRRSRSRDRRNRDQRSASRDRRRRSKPLTRGAKEEHGGLIRSPRHEKKKKVRKYWDVPPPGFEHITPMQYKAMQAAGQIPATALLPTMTPDGLAVTPTPVPVVGSQMTRQARRLYVGNIPFGITEEAMMDFFNAQMRLGGLTQAPGNPVLAVQINQDKNFAFLEFRSVDETTQAMAFDGIIFQGQSLKIRRPHDYQPLPGMSENPSVYVPGVVSTVVPDSAHKLFIGGLPNYLNDDQVKELLTSFGPLKAFNLVKDSATGLSKGYAFCEYVDINVTDQAIAGLNGMQLGDKKLLVQRASVGAKNATLVSPPSTINQTPVTLQVPGLMSSQVQMGGHPTEVLCLMNMVLPEELLDDEEYEEIVEDVRDECSKYGLVKSIEIPRPVDGVEVPGCGKIFVEFTSVFDCQKAMQGLTGRKFANRVVVTKYCDPDSYHRRDFW; encoded by the exons ATGTCGGACTTCGACGAGTTCGAGCGGCAGCTCAACGAGAATAAGCAAG AGCGTGACAAGGAGAACCGGCACCGGAAGCGCAGCCACAGCCGCTCTCGAAGCCGGGACCGCAAGCGCCGCAGCCGCAGCCGGGACCGGCGCAACCGGGACCAGCGCAGCGCCTCCCGGGACAGGCGGCGCCGAAG caaaCCTTTGACCAGAGGCGCTAAAGAGGAGCACGGTGGATTGAT tcgtTCCCCCCGCCacgagaagaagaagaaggtccGTAAATATTGGGACGTGCCACCGCCCGGCTTTGAGCACATCACCCCCATGCAGTACAAGGCCATGCAAG CTGCCGGTCAGATTCCAGCCACCGCCCTTCTCCCCACCATGACCCCCGACGGTCTGGCTGTGACCCCGACACCGGTGCCCGTGGTCGGTAGCCAGATGACCAGACAGGCCCGGCGCCTCTATGTGGGCAACATCCCCTTCGGCATCACTGAG GAGGCCATGATGGATTTCTTCAACGCCCAGATGCGCCTGGGGGGGCTGACGCAGGCCCCCGGCAATCCCGTCTTGGCAGTGCAGATTAACCAGGACAAGAACTTTGCCTTCTTAGAG ttcCGCTCAGTGGACGAGACCACGCAGGCCATGGCCTTTGATGGCATCATCTTCCAGGGCCAGTCGCTGAAGATCCGCAGGCCTCACGACTACCAGCCCCTGCCTGGCATGTCAGAGAATCCCTCTGTCTATGTGCCTG GAGTCGTGTCCACCGTGGTCCCGGACTCTGCCCACAAGCTGTTCATTGGGGGCTTACCCAACTACCTGAATGACGACCAG GTAAAAGAGCTGCTGACATCGTTTGGGCCTCTCAAGGCCTTCAACCTGGTCAAGGACAGTGCCACAGGGCTCTCCAAGGGCTACGCCTTCTGTGAGTACGTGGACATCAACGTCACAGACCAG GCCATTGCGGGGCTGAACGGGATGCAGCTGGGGGATAAGAAGCTGCTTGTCCAGAGGGCAAGCGTGGGAGCCAAGAATGCCACGCTGGTGAGCCCCCCG AGTACCATCAACCAGACCCCCGTGACCTTGCAAGTGCCTGGCCTGATGAGCTCCCAGGTGCAGATGGGTGGTCACCCGACTGAGGTCCTGTGCCTCATGAACATGGTCCTGCCTGAGGAGCTGCTGGACGATGAGGAGTACGAGGAGATCGTGGAGGACGTGCGTGACGAATGCAGCAAGTACGGGCTCGTCAAGTCCATCGAGATCCCCCGCCCCGTGGACGGCGTGGAGGTGCCCGGCTGTGGAAAG ATCTTCGTGGAGTTCACCTCTGTGTTTGACTGCCAGAAAGCCATGCAGGGCCTGACGGGTCGCAAGTTCGCCAACAGAGTGGTTGTCACAAAATACTGTGACCCCGACTCTTACCACCGCCGGGACTTCTGGTAG
- the U2AF2 gene encoding splicing factor U2AF 65 kDa subunit isoform X1, translated as MSDFDEFERQLNENKQERDKENRHRKRSHSRSRSRDRKRRSRSRDRRNRDQRSASRDRRRRSKPLTRGAKEEHGGLIRSPRHEKKKKVRKYWDVPPPGFEHITPMQYKAMQAAGQIPATALLPTMTPDGLAVTPTPVPVVGSQMTRQARRLYVGNIPFGITEEAMMDFFNAQMRLGGLTQAPGNPVLAVQINQDKNFAFLEFRSVDETTQAMAFDGIIFQGQSLKIRRPHDYQPLPGMSENPSVYVPGVVSTVVPDSAHKLFIGGLPNYLNDDQVDPSSLPAPPPSQPSSILSWRLGLPQVKELLTSFGPLKAFNLVKDSATGLSKGYAFCEYVDINVTDQAIAGLNGMQLGDKKLLVQRASVGAKNATLSTINQTPVTLQVPGLMSSQVQMGGHPTEVLCLMNMVLPEELLDDEEYEEIVEDVRDECSKYGLVKSIEIPRPVDGVEVPGCGKIFVEFTSVFDCQKAMQGLTGRKFANRVVVTKYCDPDSYHRRDFW; from the exons ATGTCGGACTTCGACGAGTTCGAGCGGCAGCTCAACGAGAATAAGCAAG AGCGTGACAAGGAGAACCGGCACCGGAAGCGCAGCCACAGCCGCTCTCGAAGCCGGGACCGCAAGCGCCGCAGCCGCAGCCGGGACCGGCGCAACCGGGACCAGCGCAGCGCCTCCCGGGACAGGCGGCGCCGAAG caaaCCTTTGACCAGAGGCGCTAAAGAGGAGCACGGTGGATTGAT tcgtTCCCCCCGCCacgagaagaagaagaaggtccGTAAATATTGGGACGTGCCACCGCCCGGCTTTGAGCACATCACCCCCATGCAGTACAAGGCCATGCAAG CTGCCGGTCAGATTCCAGCCACCGCCCTTCTCCCCACCATGACCCCCGACGGTCTGGCTGTGACCCCGACACCGGTGCCCGTGGTCGGTAGCCAGATGACCAGACAGGCCCGGCGCCTCTATGTGGGCAACATCCCCTTCGGCATCACTGAG GAGGCCATGATGGATTTCTTCAACGCCCAGATGCGCCTGGGGGGGCTGACGCAGGCCCCCGGCAATCCCGTCTTGGCAGTGCAGATTAACCAGGACAAGAACTTTGCCTTCTTAGAG ttcCGCTCAGTGGACGAGACCACGCAGGCCATGGCCTTTGATGGCATCATCTTCCAGGGCCAGTCGCTGAAGATCCGCAGGCCTCACGACTACCAGCCCCTGCCTGGCATGTCAGAGAATCCCTCTGTCTATGTGCCTG GAGTCGTGTCCACCGTGGTCCCGGACTCTGCCCACAAGCTGTTCATTGGGGGCTTACCCAACTACCTGAATGACGACCAGGTAGACCCTTCGTCTCTTCCCGCCCCTCCCCCGTCACAGCCTTCGTCCATACTCTCATGGCGTCTTGGCCTGCCGCAGGTAAAAGAGCTGCTGACATCGTTTGGGCCTCTCAAGGCCTTCAACCTGGTCAAGGACAGTGCCACAGGGCTCTCCAAGGGCTACGCCTTCTGTGAGTACGTGGACATCAACGTCACAGACCAG GCCATTGCGGGGCTGAACGGGATGCAGCTGGGGGATAAGAAGCTGCTTGTCCAGAGGGCAAGCGTGGGAGCCAAGAATGCCACGCTG AGTACCATCAACCAGACCCCCGTGACCTTGCAAGTGCCTGGCCTGATGAGCTCCCAGGTGCAGATGGGTGGTCACCCGACTGAGGTCCTGTGCCTCATGAACATGGTCCTGCCTGAGGAGCTGCTGGACGATGAGGAGTACGAGGAGATCGTGGAGGACGTGCGTGACGAATGCAGCAAGTACGGGCTCGTCAAGTCCATCGAGATCCCCCGCCCCGTGGACGGCGTGGAGGTGCCCGGCTGTGGAAAG ATCTTCGTGGAGTTCACCTCTGTGTTTGACTGCCAGAAAGCCATGCAGGGCCTGACGGGTCGCAAGTTCGCCAACAGAGTGGTTGTCACAAAATACTGTGACCCCGACTCTTACCACCGCCGGGACTTCTGGTAG